Proteins found in one Miscanthus floridulus cultivar M001 chromosome 4, ASM1932011v1, whole genome shotgun sequence genomic segment:
- the LOC136550605 gene encoding cyclic dof factor 1-like, producing the protein MELAGAASPRPPPESHVAPPRPPPQPPEKDLCEDRGDMRVTGEKPCTHQELDVDQTNSSILNISSKCENQTPSNDEISGSESNLEIAKTEGDVPSGEKVLKKPDKILPCPRCNSMDTKFCYYNNYNIKQPRHFCKSCQRYWTAGGSMRNIPVGAGRRKTKSSSANCHSILIPGSSIATPGGEASLFPLSIKGNQAAVSFGPDFPLCNSMASVLKIGGEQIKSSNPASAAEPRNGENQTCPPSTTSSDGPGNESQKGTASAHQNGIIGQSNGVTSVHPIPFFPGPPLVYPWSPAWNGIPTMAAAVCPAPAEAANSSENGTASSNVQWNVPPIVPVLPPGFCGPIPVPVMPPSVWPFITPWPNGAWNAPWLGPSSTVPASSPISSSTCSDSGCPVLGKHSRDSKPEGDEKAERCLWIPKTLRIDDPVEAAKSSIWTTLGIEPGDRGMFRPFQSKPERQEQISGAARALQANPAALSRSRSFQETT; encoded by the exons ATGGAGCTCGCCGGAGCCGCGTCCCCTCGCCCGCCGCCGGAATCCCACGTGGCGCCGCCCCGCCCACCTCCGCAGCCGCCGGAAAAG GATTTATGTGAAGATAGAGGGGACATGAGGGTCACTGGGGAAAAGCCATGCACACATCAGGAATTAGACGTTGATCAGACAAATAGTTCTATCCTTAACATTTCCAGTAAGTGTGAGAATCAGACACCCAGCAATGACGAAATATCGGGATCAGAGTCCAATTTGGAGATAGCCAAGACTGAGGGTGATGTACCGAGTGGAGAGAAGGTCCTGAAGAAGCCAGACAAAATCCTGCCATGCCCTCGTTGCAATAGCATGGATACAAAGTTCTGTTACTATAACAATTACAACATTAAGCAACCAAGGCATTTTTGCAAGAGTTGTCAGAGGTACTGGACTGCAGGTGGAAGCATGAGAAACATCCCTGTCGGTGCTGGAAGGCGCAAGACCAAGAGCTCCAGTGCGAATTGCCACAGCATATTGATTCCAGGCAGCAGTATAGCTACTCCTGGGGGAGAGGCTTCCCTCTTTCCGTTGTCCATAAAAGGAAATCAAGCGGCAGTCAGCTTTGGGCCTGATTTCCCTCTCTGCAACTCCATGGCCTCTGTGCTGAAGATTGGAGGAGAGCAGATTAAGAGTTCCAACCCTGCCTCAGCAGCAGAGCCCAGAAATGGAGAAAACCAGACGTGCCCACCTTCTACTACATCATCAGATGGTCCAGGGAATGAATCACAAAAAGGAACAGCGAGTGCACATCAAAATGGAATTATTGGGCAAAGCAATGGAGTCACTTCTGTGCATCCTATACCATTCTTCCCTGGACCGCCTTTAGTGTACCCATGGAGTCCAGCATGGAATGGCATTCCCACCATGGCAGCAGCAGTGTGCCCAGCCCCAGCCGAAGCAGCAAATTCTTCAGAAAATGGCACCGCAAGCAGTAATGTTCAATGGAATGTGCCACCAATTGTGCCTGTACTGCCACCGGGATTCTGCGGTCCAATTCCAGTTCCGGTTATGCCACCTTCGGTttggccattcattactccttgGCCTAACGGAGCATGGAACGCACCATGGCTCGGACCTAGCTCTACCGTGCCAGCATCATCTCCAATAAGCAGCAGCACATGTTCCGACAGCGGCTGTCCTGTCCTAGGAAAGCACTCCAGGGACTCCAAACCTGAAGGAGATGAGAAGGCAGAAAGATGCTTATGGATCCCCAAAACGCTTCGGATCGATGACCCTGTCGAAGCTGCAAAGAGCTCAATCTGGACCACCCTTGGGATCGAGCCTGGTGATCGAGGCATGTTCAGACCATTCCAGTCGAAACCTGAAAGGCAGGAGCAGATATCCGGCGCCGCTCGAGCCCTGCAAGCAAATCCGGCAGCTCTGTCACGCTCGCGATCTTTTCAGGAGACAACATGA